TGGCTGCAGATTGCCCATGCTCATTCTAGGTGAGGCATAAACGTGGTTATACCTGCATTACCTGCTGCCTGATGTGCATCAGCCTAGACCGTAGTATTAATTGCTGATGTGCATGTACCGGGTTACATCAATTATTCTCTCACTGCTCATTGTTTCTGGCATCTTAAAACCAAAATGATGGTATGTGTGAAAATACCTAGATCGCTGGGTATGTTTGTATACCTAGAGGCCACCCAAGGAGCACAAGAACACATTCTATAAACATGTGCTTTGGTACTAAACAGGTGAAGGAATATGCCAGCTTTCAGTTACTTCTTGCTTTGATGTTGAGATATGTTTCTCTTCCCACTGCTAGTTCATCTTTCTTAATGACTGCGTCTTTAAGTGCTTTAAACATTTATTCATAAGATGTAGACTCTGATTAATTCCCCATTAATATAATTCACGCTGAGAGCAACATACAACTTTTTGCAAGTTCTGATTTTAAGATGGGCCTATTCTTTTTACGCTTCTCATACAGACAGTTATTACAGTCACCTTGGAAGCATTTTGAAATTTTACGTAGCCACCATTTATATGAACTGGAGCTTCTATATAAATACCATCAGTatttttgcattgcattgcagaTGTCACTTTTTAGAGCTGTCACCATTGCCAGAGTTTCAGCAACCACATGTTAGAGCCACTGTACAAAGGTCTCAATTGACACAAATCGTTACACTAGCTTGGCAACAAatcctatggcaaccctatgtgttcTCAACCCTGTGGCAGTAAGCGTCTGTCTTGTAGCCCCTTACTCAAAAAGATTGACGTACTTAGGCACTGCTTGCTTGTAGAGGTGCACACAGTTTGATGGAGGGGCACAGTCTGTTCACTTTGATGAGATGGCATTTGGTAAGGCAGAGCcaaacttttcttctttttgttcaGCACGGATGATGGCGAAATGATGGACGTTACATTTGAAAATTCAGAGACATTCATTGCTGCTCGGCTGGAACAGACCTTGGCTGCGTTGGATAAAGAACTAGCAGGTAGGTGTGTTTGTGCTGCCGAAAGAATGAAGAAAAGAGGAACACAGTGGCAGTCCACCAATTAAGTCATTTAGATGGCAGCCAAAATTAGAGACTCAGAGGAGGTGATAAAGAAGCTGTAGTCCAAACCCTCCTACTGCAGAACATCTCAACACAAGAGACAATTCTGCTTCCGTTCCTAGCCGCCTTTTACCTCTTTAGGGCACTGTAACGGAGGCTTGTATACAAGCAAAGGTTGTCACTGAGCATTATGCTTAGGGAGCATAGGAAGAAGTTAGGACAAGCCAATAAACTTGTTAATACTATTATTTATTCTGATCATTATGTTGAAAAGATATTAAGTATCTCTTGACAGAAGAAAGTCAATAGCTTCAGACAGTCAAAATGGTCTATTGGCATATCTTCAATAGAGTTGTACAGTGAGAAATCCAGCCCTCTGCTTTCGGTTACAACACAAGACTGCTATCTACAGATGTGACGAAGAGTGCATGTTTTACCTTCTTGCTTAATCTCTACTTTGCAAAGAAAACTCCGAAATCCCTAAATACGGTTGGAGAAAAGAGGGCTGCCACAAAAACCCACTTCTGTTCAAATGCTATAGTGTGTATTCTATGTTAGCCACAAACACATCCCTTTGATAACCATTCACAGTTGTGCATCAATGCCTGTGTAGTATTTTCCAGTCCAATGATTATTAACATGAGTTAGCACCTGAGAACATCATGTGAGATTGCATAATACATATAATTTGCTTTTTTGAGCTTTCCTGGAAATCTAGATAGCTAGGGAAATAAGCTGCGTGCATGACTCATCTAGATTACATTTTCATGAGTGTCTTGATATGGGAATTGCTTTATTTTACTTGGTCTCAGTGCATAGGAAGGGAAAGACATCTTGGAATAAGTTTGACATGAGTATGCAAGTAAAATAGTGCTTTAACTATTAAGGCTGCATTTAAGAGAACAGCAGAACTGCACAAATAACTTGTTGCACAGAGTGGAGCTGTTTGCTTTCACCTGTCACATGGCGAACAGCTTTTGCACCCATGGAGTTGCATATGCAGCATGGGAGCTGCTGTTTAATGTTCAAAGCTGCCCCTCCCCAGTGTGCGTGCTCAGATGTTGTCTCcgttaatattttataatatATCAGAATGCCAAGGTACATATGTTACAAGTTTTTGAAAGATTTTGTTGATATTCTTCATAGCGATGGAAGGTATGCATGAAGATTCTGAAAGGGGTTCTGTATCCAGTGAGACAGATGGTTCTTTCCCACAAAATGCTAAGGCTGCTGAAGATCTCCCAGCTGCTGTGCCAGTGACAATTATAGATGAAGTTCCAGAAGTTGATACCAGAATCCACTCTACGAGAGAAAGAAGAGATGCTTTGCTTTCCCAGACGCAGACAAATGACGGTGTTCCAGTCAGTCTCGTTAACCCAGGGAAGCTGTCCAATGAAAACAACAACGCTGGCTCTTTCAGCAAGGGATATGTGGACAGGGGATCTCTGAGTTCATCTAAGAGTGTATTACAACAGCAGTCACCTGATCCCGAACTGAGACATCAAAATGAGGAAGAGCAGAAATACGAGTCTGAGACGCAGGCATCCTGGTTGGAGAAAAGGGACACGGAGGTGGTCTTTAAAAAGGCTTCTGACCTCAAGCTTATGAACAAAGTGGATGGCACAAAGGAGAAAGTGAAATCACCGAATGAGCAGAATGCCAAGGGAGAGCTTCCAGGCAAAATTAAAACTGAGCTGGAATTCAGGCTAGCATCCTCACGATCCACTGAAGATAAGGAAGCTATTCCGCCACCATCCTTGTGGTGCAGCCGTGTTCACAATGCAGTAGCAAGCTATGAGCCCAAGACAGGCCTAACAACCTTTAAAGTTGTTCCTCCCAAACCTGAAGTGAAATGTTTTGACACAGATGCATCTCTGTCCACTGGTGCCATTAAAATAGATGAGCTGGGCAACTTGGTGACTCCAAATCCTGTGGGGATTAAAAAGGTTGCTGCAACCTCGCCTTCTAGTGAAGCAAGGGAAAGCCTCCTTGGGAGAGCCAAAGCATACTGGAGGTCAAACTCTGTAGAAAAACCGCTTGAGGAGTCCCCAGTAGGTTATTCTAACAAATCCCCAGTTGCCCCTAATTCCAAACCCCTCAGTAAAACGTCTGAAACCCAGCATGACTGCTTTCCAAGTCTGAAAGTGGCAACGACGCCACCAGTTGGTTCACAAGTTGTTGAAAATAATTTGGGTCCTGAAAAAACGAAGCCACCCCTTCGTGTCCCACAGTACCCAATGAAAACACCAACTGCCCCAGTAGTTAACAAGGATAAGATAGAGCTACCATTTCAGAAGCCCCAAAGAAGAACATCAAGCCATTATGTAGCTTCTGCAATTGCAAAATCCTTGGATCCACCCCCGTTTAAAACCCATCAGGAAAGACATGAcaagggagaagaaaataatgATCAAAGGGGGGCAAAAACTGATACGGAATCCCTTCCTAAAAGATGCATTATTGTGGCCAAATACTGCCCAGAGGAACCacagccagcaagaacaaatgaaGGTTATTCAAGTATCTTCAGCTGCAGTAAAAATACAGGAAATAAATTACCAATTGGTGCTCAGTCCAAGATGACAAACAGTACTGCCAACAGTAAGTCACTGAATCAGGCCAGTCCTGCTAACCACTACAGAAGGAACTTCAGTGCACCGTTTACCACGGGCTCTTCTACAGATGGCATCGCAGAAAAGGAGACCGGTGGCAGCTCCATACAAAATATAATTGTTCGAGAAACATCGCCTATATTCTATCAAAATGGGGAGCAGACTGGTCCGACTAGTCCCCTCTCCTTCCTTAAACCATTTAATGGCCCCTCATCTTCCATCACTTCCAGCTCCCTTGTGAAGTCGAGTAGTGGGCATACTGTCAACAGCGGATCGCAGGAATTCAGTGGCACCCCTCTGGTTAACCAAGTGGCttctgagaaagaaagaaaccttgGAAGTGCCTCTACCAGGAATGGACAGGAGCCTCCTATCAGGGATGACAACATCTACAATGTCTTCGGGCCAAAGAAAAAGTTTAAACCAGTCATCCAGAAGCCACTTCCCAAAGACACATCGCTTCACAGCGCTCTAATGGAAGCCATCCAGACTGCAGGAGGAAGAGAAAAACTTCGAAAGGTAAGataacccagctgagatcagtgtTGAGTACTCTAGGATGCTTAGCACTTCCTGTAACACCCAAAGctgctctgagagccaaactacaaatgacgtcttacacaggttggacactagtcggcttccctcaagttttgatgggaaatgtaggcatcctggtcttgcagctgtaatggagagccaagctgtaaaaccagggcgcctacatttcccatcaaaacttgagggaagccgactagtgtccaacctgtgtaagatgtcacttgtagtttggctcttagattaGTTAAAATGATAAACCTGGCCTTTTTACCTTAGCAGATACCTGTCTTGTTTTATAACAGCAGCTGTACgcatggtatttttaaaaatttatattagCAAGATACTGCGGAGGCTACTGTCTGTTCTGCACGTACTGTGTGTTATGAAACAGCAATAACAGCTGCACTTGTTTAGAGTAGGAAGATGGATACAGGTATgtattgcagagagagagagagcattagCTATAATTAGCCTCTAAGACTAACCGTGTCCTCATGAAGGATAATGTAAAAGATTTAATCACACAACATGTTGTGGCAGTGGGTACTGCCTTTGGTTCCAGAGAGTCTGATTTCTCCTCTCTGATCAATACATCATTCATAGAACCAACGTTTACACACAATTCATATTTAATAATCAGTGGCATATGAGGATAAAGACTAAAATGTTAGGCCTTCCAACAGAATTTGCACAGAGATGTCACAACGAGCTGTAATTAAACGGAGATTTGCCGTGGCAGGCTCAGACACTGTTTGTTATGCTTAGGCACCCTTCTCTTGCTTATGCCATGCAATTAAGACTTCTTGGTTTGAGAAGCTTTGAAgcaatgggcagggggttggactagatggtctgtatggccccttccaactctatgattcaatCTACAAGGGATTCCAAACTGGGGTTAAATCAAGGCTTAGGGTTCTGGTTTATCAGAGACAGGCAAACTCCAGTTCACCAGGCAGCTGCATTTGGACATCATATGGCCTGGAAGCTTGTTTCAAGGCTTCTCAAGCCCAAAAGCCCTAATCAGGCTTTgtgcacaagggggggggggcagggcatgCATGGAGACAACAAACAACATTTATGCCCTGCACAGCAAATTTCAGTTTATTGTGTTGGGAGTTCAGCTGGGGTGATCTTCCAGATGCTCAAATTATCTACATTTCCAAACTTTGAGTTAAAAAGAGAGATTATGTGCATTTGTTTTATCACATTTTAGATTTCAGACAACACTGTAAATGGAACTCAGAAGAAAGCTTTGGTTTTGGAGCCGGAGAATGAGCGCTGTGCCCTCCTGGCCGCCATTAGAGGTCACAGTGGAACCTCCAAGCTGAGAAAGGTAAAGGCAAAAAGTTTCCTTTCCGTGGCTTGTTTATCCCTTCTACTGTACCGTATCAGTGATCTGGAAATGAACGTCCCATTGTCATGAAAAAGCCCAAAGAAAACAGATCAGTACAGGCGTGGTTGCCATATACCTTTCCAGTGAGATGGAGCAGATTCTGCACTCACTGACTTTACTAGAGTTTCACCTGTTGCAACTGAGGATAATCCTTGTAGTTCAGAAGGTCACTGATGACTTGCTCAAATGAGAGAGTTGTAGCAGAACGAGGCTTGCTGTAACTCAGTCATCTGTTCCTGGAGCCTGAGAAATACCCGTTCATTCGTTTAATCATTCATGTATCTAGCTTGCTAGCTCCGGGGCACAGCACAGGTCACTGTGAAGAAGCTATGCTCTCAGGATGGTTACTCTTATAtcatagtttcaagtgggtagccatgttggcctgccatagaagagcaaggtttgagtccagtagcaccttaaagacccaacaaggtttccagggtattggctttcaagagtcaagctccttttgtcagataccaaAGGGAGCTTTCACTTGAAAgtgtataccctgaaaaccttattggtcctaaaggtgctactggacttgaatcttgctattaTATCACTCCTTATGgttagtaatttttttaaaatgctcatttGTTTGCCTTTCGACTTCAGTCTCTTCTGATTTAAGGGTCATTTCACACATAAGGCAGAGACAAACCCAGGTTTGCCATCAAGTGTATATTCAGCTGCCAATGCGCTCTCATGAGTGTATCTGTACAACGCACATTTGCAGATACGCATTTTAACTTAAAATATCCAAGGTGTGAAGCAGCTCTTAATGCATTAAACAAATGTCATTGCAGCCTATTTATACTGATACTTGTTGTATCCCGGCTTTGGCCATGAGTGTCCAAAACAGAAATAAGAGAAACAATCCTTTTTTAAGGAGGAACCCTTGACATACTGCATACCACACCTACCTCCTGGTGTCGTAGCTGCAGCACAGACTAGCATGGATCGCATTACGGAGTGCTATAtcggctttttttcagtgggaatgtgggggaatggagttccagaacctcttgaaaatggtcacatggctgatggccctgccccctgatctccaggcagaggggagtttagatagccctccgtgccactgagtggcgcagagggctatctaaactcccctctgtctggagatcagggggcggacccaccagccatgtgaccattttctccgagggcaacccactgagttccaccacctcttttcccagaaaaaaagccctgtgctatATCAACAATTAATCTTGTGACACCTCTAAGTTTTAACAAATGTATTGTGGCAAAAACTTTCCAAGAGCCAGAAGTTCAGATGCAGACTGGACTCAATTGACTGTTGATCTTGCAAAGTTTTGGGGTACTTTTGCATTCCCTTAATGCTTATATGATGGCTCACTGATCCTTTCCCCTTCACTTTCATCCATTGTGAAGGATACAGTTTTTAATTATCTACTGCCTAGTATTGTGATGATGAAATGCAGAGGTATATATGTTAATATATTATGGTTAGAAAACCAACCGCTTTAGAAGGGTGCCTCGATTTGCAGTCTTGTTACTTTCTTAAAATAATACACTCTTCTTGATTTTTATTTGTACAACAAATCAAACCACATTTGCAGGCACAGATTTGTAGTAACCATTCGTGTGTGATATAAATCGCTTCAGGGAAGGTGACTATCGGTAGCTTAATGTGTCGTGCTGATTGCAAAAGTTTTGTGGTCATTTTCAACCTAAGATAGTAGCCAACTACGGGCCTTCCGTGCCAAAAGCGTTTCCAGGATGCCAGAGTTCCAATAAATAACGATTGGATGTCTGAGCCTGCTTCAAGGCCAAACCCTTGATCCTAGTCATCTGTCCTTTTGAGTGATGTGAGCGGGCAGGAACAGATGTTCAGACTTAATAGGCAAATAAAATCTGCTACATGTTTTACTTCAATGGGACAAGCCAAAATTGTTTAGAAGGGGAGAATTTAAAATATGCTTCCAATATCAAATATCCGGTGGTCCATCACGCCTACTATTAATTTACATACCTCCTTTCATCTTTCTCCTTGGTAGACCTCTTCATCCGCTTCTGAAGAGTTGCAAGGTTTCCGAAATGCAGAATTACGTTTGCAAATCAGAGAAGCATCTCCGACAGAGCCGCGGTGTAATCCTCctctgccaccaccgccaccgccTCCTCCAACTCTTTTGTCAAGAAAAACTCCGAGAACCCTTGAAAGTAGCATTACAGAAAACTCGGGTGATGCAAGGCAGGCCCTTATGGAAGCCATCCGTTCAGGGCATGGGGCAGCACGCTTAAGAAAGGTAAACAGCTGTGTGGAAAGGAAGAGCTTAGGAGGAAGACATTAGTTGAAGCCAAGGATAAAGGGACAAGTTAGGGAAACAGGAGGGGTTCCACCTGGTGGAAAGAGAAGATAGTTTTATGCCTGGCATAGGCTTAGGATTGCTTGTGAGACGTCAAGCTTGAATTCAGGTATGTTTTTCACAACTTAATGTGACAGCACGGAAGACGTCTGGGGAAAATGGTCTTGACGCATCATTTCATCGTGTTTCATCTTATGGTATAATAAGTATTAGGCTTCCATATGAATGTCAGAAGGAACTTTTGTAAATGATATCCCAGAAATGTATGAGATGAGGTTCCAGGCTTCCTAGCCCTGTCCTGTTTCTTACTACTTTTTTGTGGACCAAATATTAGGGTCAGTTGAAATATTACCCATCCAACATAGGTATCAAAAAGCAGGTAGGTTAAGTATTTGCGTTGGGCTGACTATGAAACCACAGTTCAGTATAGCACTTCCACACCAGCACCTCACATCCCTGGCAGCTGGCTACATGTCTTGTATGGAACAGGATGTTTCATGCAGTAAACTCCATTACAAGCACTACATCCTTTTTCATAGAGTGTATTTACATGGGAGGAGTGATATTTGAAACTGGCCTTATTCTCAACTCAGCTAGGGTACTTAAACTGTCTGCTGTAAGACTTACTTTTAGTATAAAAccagcttgatacccatgctttgctatagtatttaactactttaaatccagggGGGGAGGTGTAagtaggcaggagcctgccagccacacaggaaaggcaGGCCCCAcggggagattggcaaccctcgtGAGCTTTGAGGAGAAGACTGGGAAGttcatttgacctcaggacatattcaatgactcccaatagcaactgcatagtgtttagaatattgggagtgaggaccaatcaggccacgtATGCAAATAactttgaaaggctggcccaatcagaaagagtggccgagctggcagtgggcgggggcacaagcaggcagcagcctgccagccacacaggaaagccatattcctttgggaaaacactttttacccctttttacacCCTTAGGGGGCgagtttcttaaaatcccttcttagtgggtctTTATATCATGacaggaatgttctccccaattTTCATGTTTCTAAgtccagggatttgggctgggctttgatgagtcagttaggctacttgtctttatatagagagagacaAGTATCTATGGAAGAGGCAATGAAGCTCAATAGTAAAATGTGGATTTGATACATGTGAAGTCTTGGATCTCATTCCCATCATCTTCAGTCTGACAGTCTGGGCCAACAAGCTGAAGCAGCCAGATTGGATATGGTACAAGGCTGCATGCACGCGTTCACCTGATTCTGTCTGAAGAATCATAAGTGTATCCTTAGGAATTCTGACTTACAGCTATCTACCTTTGAAGAATGTGCCAGTTCAATCAAGTTTGCTTTTGAATTGTTCTAGTGAAAACCAACATTAATGAAGTTCTTTCAGAATTTCCAAGGAAGTTGAGTATATCTTAACAAGATCTTGTATATGTTTGCAAATGCAGATGGAATTTTCCCACCTCAAGTCTTACTATGTGTGTAAATATTATGTAACCTTATCTGTTTgcactttaaaagaaaaacaaacccaCAAAAGGAATAAAGCAAATGCTATTACTTTCAAGCAGTTTTCAAAGGAAGTATAAACCTCAGAAAATCATTACTCATTACATGAAGAAACTAGTAGATTTGGGAGCCTGGCATATAATCCCGAATAACACTTTACAAACCACAGTGTCAAAGGCCACAGGGAGATAGTGCTGTCAAGCCATGTGGTTTTTGATCGGAATGATTCCATCATGTACATTTTCCCTCGGTCGCTGAGGTAAAATGTGGTATCCAGTTCTGGAGATCACAGAAGTTTGTCTTGATGAAGAATGTaataaaagcagcagaaaagacAGTAGGGGGAAATTTCCCTTCCTTTTCTGCCTCTCCAGAAGGATATCCTCATTCTAGTGGGGATTAGGATGGAGAAGATTGTTTCGAGCAGCAGAAACAGAGATTGGGCAACACGAGTGATGGAATATGGAAACACTTGAGGGAGAAGAACTGTCTGTGTTGGGGGAGACGAGGTTTTCCAGAAATGGGTGCACTGTAAGCAAGGCCACTGCCAATTCGTACAGTCCCTGTATTAGCCAAGGATAGTGTGATCAAATGGGACAAGTAAATATACATATGTGAAATTAAAGCCAtgttaagcatttcttcaaatgTTAACTTTTTAAAGGTTTTTCTCAAAATGTTAGATGTAACAATGGCCCTGCATCTAACAAGTGGAAGAAAAGTACTTTTTCAAGCCTTTCAAGCAAAGTTTTAGGGAAAGTTGTGAAACGTGAAAGTTTTAAGGAAAGTTGTGAAACGTGAAAACCCAGTGCAGGTGATTAATGTAGATGCGGGGTTTCAGTGAGAGCTACATCTCCTGCAACGAGGAATCGCCTGAATCACTGGCCCTCAGCTCAAAAGAAGTAGTCATCGTTCACCCTATATCCTTCTCATCTTCTCTTGCTGTTTCACCTCTGCCGAAATTTTTAAGGGAATCTTCAGCCCAGCCTCAACTGTCTTCTGCCTGGTTTCACACTCTTtcgtctcctcccccctcccaagagaTGCCTAGTGCTTTCTGGCCTAATAGATGCATCTCTGTTTCCATGGCCATGGTGCTTCAGTGCCATCAGCAAATAGCAGTTTCAGAGCTTTAGCTGTTCCTAGAGGGTTTACAGGTGAGCCTTGGGATAGCAGTTAGCATAGTATACTGTTGTAAGCAGGTACGCTAACCAAAGactcatctttgtggcttctgtgcactCTTCCCTTGGAactgcgcaggccagccacaaagaagatttccagagccttctagaagactaggagctcCCCTCCCTTTGGTGTTTTACCTGCCCAAATCACATGGCCAGGAGGAGGGGCACTATTccttcagttctctttttgccaccacagagagaggatctccattgctgttctctgcttttccctcacctcatccttgaggctgaagagaatttatttcttttaaaagttttaaaccaTGAGTcattctagtgaagaataaaACTACATTTGCTGTCATCATTATggctcaagagtagagatgggcacgaacaaaaaaaccgaacatgatgttcgttgccatccatgaacagggactcacaaacaaccacgaacatggccctgttcatgaacatgttggtggttggctgttcgtgggggccagcaggctctcctccagccatcatccaagtcaagatccctactgcaccactcccagaaacctgacctgagcaggcaccaggaaaggtaccaataataaataatagcttggccccagagcctggcagcagccctggaacttgaaggggtaggtccctatcccaccacacacagaaaattcaagctccaatgcactctctcaaaatgccaacagcaactgtctctctccctctccactgtctgcaaagccagagctgggagccccccttccccccctgctctttgctcccgtgtaacaaatgtggagcttcacacttgaaagaaagacctgcctatcaagctaaattgggcttagattggggtttccagggcaacagcaggagttgattgcaggtgccaaactgtctggcttgacaaacagcaacgaacgaggcttgcaacgaccacctgttcgtttagaatggggcctcacgaacagcttttttgtgaacagcagattgggctgttcatggctttttttttttgtattgctgttcgtgcccatctctactcaagagagGCTTCTTCCAATTCCTAGATACCCTGATGGGAGGCATGGCTTGTTTGGCCTTGCGACACACTGTGATGGTCCATGGCCTGCCCTTTTGTTTGCCCCTTTGCTGCCATGGACCCCCATCATTGGGAAATGCTCTTGCAAATCTACCAGCAAGataatctgtttttatgttttatctcCGAGCTGTTTTTTGTTGCACAGATTGTTCTGCTAGCAGCACAAGGTTCATTGATGGTGCATACTGTCTGTCCTTTCTTTGTCCCCATTATGCCAGCTTCACTGTTTTCATTGTTCTGCTGTAGATCTGCTGTTTTCACTCCTGCTAATGACTTTGGCAGTTTTGAtcagctccttttcctgcactataGCAGTAGTCTCGTTTTTTTTCTGAGTGGCAACTGCTGCTCCTTGACTACCAAATCTTGCACCTCTAAGTACTGAAGCTATAGCAGGACTTGGACCATTCTTCTTGTGCTATTGATTATGTTTGAGATTCAAATACTCTAAACTTTCCTCTTCCTTATTGGATCTCAAAGAACATTCAAAGTAGTGAGTGTAACCCCTTGTTAACTTTTTTCACCTCTCTAGTGCTTCATTTTAGTTCACAGCacttccacctgtggaatgagGACATTGTGGGTTTTAATCtatgttcccccctcccaatcattgAGTTCTACAATGTCTCACAATACTATCGgttgtattagtcattcaggcTCCAAGACAGACCTGGCAGTATCCTCGCACAACCCTTTCTTTATGGGGTTGGGAGAGGCCATCACACTCTCCCTTGCGTACATGTCTGTTCAACATCCTTTACCTTGAATAGCTCCCCCCCACCAGAGCACTGTTTTTATCTTGCTGCATTCCTGCTTCTACTTTGGCAGGGACACTTAGAGAGCTCCCTgcttctttagaagcacctctgggtgaatgtcaatgagacacttaagcatctgttgggaaggtggtcctCCATAGCCTCTTACTTTGAGGGCTTCACACCCTCCTCACAAAacaggactgcacagaagccatgaagatatgaaaaaaaaggttgtgcttacctgtaactgttgttcatc
Above is a window of Eublepharis macularius isolate TG4126 chromosome 11, MPM_Emac_v1.0, whole genome shotgun sequence DNA encoding:
- the COBL gene encoding protein cordon-bleu isoform X2 — protein: MEATTLLRPGDCKPPSGRRMKARAPPPPNQPPASCKVNNERKLSTDVGILPDQGGINMKENMINRTVDFTVVFPDGEEQKNTVHGSKAVMDLLVDLCSRYHLNPAHHTLELQSWGTQQPLQYKPNTLIGALDVQKILLKEKTPEGKTKRPPPKIPEKTVRLVVNYLKTQKAVVRVNPEVPLESIIPAICEKCEVSQEHLILLRDTITGEELELTKSLNELGIKELYAWDRKRETRNSTSSDPAEKEKKRFLGFFRTNKRSSKAEESSLRMDVDYASEEPLKSTTASQQSLDRITTAPNSPSVNSCSVTLGPSLSLGNISGMTSNSEIKKRRAPLPPTVMPPLQSGETNGQEKTLSQMTQSSSQNELQKKKRRAPQPPTPPTPTMPNRIEEVEDKRQSTVGNGRHVPQKPPRGNTRGPPQLVIPPPPPYPPPDRDMDPAVLYNGTDVTDPTKLVPKRDVQISNDNVYSSDEIVLELSEIEETTSVSSCFASEDTTEDSGIMSSPSDIVSLDSQNDSMRSRDKSVNAQETSAEAESTVVAESCSLRKTSFNSDESENIHQSTDDGEMMDVTFENSETFIAARLEQTLAALDKELAAMEGMHEDSERGSVSSETDGSFPQNAKAAEDLPAAVPVTIIDEVPEVDTRIHSTRERRDALLSQTQTNDGVPVSLVNPGKLSNENNNAGSFSKGYVDRGSLSSSKSVLQQQSPDPELRHQNEEEQKYESETQASWLEKRDTEVVFKKASDLKLMNKVDGTKEKVKSPNEQNAKGELPGKIKTELEFRLASSRSTEDKEAIPPPSLWCSRVHNAVASYEPKTGLTTFKVVPPKPEVKCFDTDASLSTGAIKIDELGNLVTPNPVGIKKVAATSPSSEARESLLGRAKAYWRSNSVEKPLEESPVGYSNKSPVAPNSKPLSKTSETQHDCFPSLKVATTPPVGSQVVENNLGPEKTKPPLRVPQYPMKTPTAPVVNKDKIELPFQKPQRRTSSHYVASAIAKSLDPPPFKTHQERHDKGEENNDQRGAKTDTESLPKRCIIVAKYCPEEPQPARTNEGYSSIFSCSKNTGNKLPIGAQSKMTNSTANSKSLNQASPANHYRRNFSAPFTTGSSTDGIAEKETGGSSIQNIIVRETSPIFYQNGEQTGPTSPLSFLKPFNGPSSSITSSSLVKSSSGHTVNSGSQEFSGTPLVNQVASEKERNLGSASTRNGQEPPIRDDNIYNVFGPKKKFKPVIQKPLPKDTSLHSALMEAIQTAGGREKLRKISDNTVNGTQKKALVLEPENERCALLAAIRGHSGTSKLRKTSSSASEELQGFRNAELRLQIREASPTEPRCNPPLPPPPPPPPTLLSRKTPRTLESSITENSGDARQALMEAIRSGHGAARLRKVPLFV
- the COBL gene encoding protein cordon-bleu isoform X1: MEATTLLRPGDCKPPSGRRMKARAPPPPNQPPASCKVNNERKLSTDVGILPDQGGINMKENMINRTVDFTVVFPDGEEQKNTVHGSKAVMDLLVDLCSRYHLNPAHHTLELQSWGTQQPLQYKPNTLIGALDVQKILLKEKTPEGKTKRPPPKIPEKTVRLVVNYLKTQKAVVRVNPEVPLESIIPAICEKCEVSQEHLILLRDTITGEELELTKSLNELGIKELYAWDRKRVIPSKAQSEPSLNCRETRNSTSSDPAEKEKKRFLGFFRTNKRSSKAEESSLRMDVDYASEEPLKSTTASQQSLDRITTAPNSPSVNSCSVTLGPSLSLGNISGMTSNSEIKKRRAPLPPTVMPPLQSGETNGQEKTLSQMTQSSSQNELQKKKRRAPQPPTPPTPTMPNRIEEVEDKRQSTVGNGRHVPQKPPRGNTRGPPQLVIPPPPPYPPPDRDMDPAVLYNGTDVTDPTKLVPKRDVQISNDNVYSSDEIVLELSEIEETTSVSSCFASEDTTEDSGIMSSPSDIVSLDSQNDSMRSRDKSVNAQETSAEAESTVVAESCSLRKTSFNSDESENIHQSTDDGEMMDVTFENSETFIAARLEQTLAALDKELAAMEGMHEDSERGSVSSETDGSFPQNAKAAEDLPAAVPVTIIDEVPEVDTRIHSTRERRDALLSQTQTNDGVPVSLVNPGKLSNENNNAGSFSKGYVDRGSLSSSKSVLQQQSPDPELRHQNEEEQKYESETQASWLEKRDTEVVFKKASDLKLMNKVDGTKEKVKSPNEQNAKGELPGKIKTELEFRLASSRSTEDKEAIPPPSLWCSRVHNAVASYEPKTGLTTFKVVPPKPEVKCFDTDASLSTGAIKIDELGNLVTPNPVGIKKVAATSPSSEARESLLGRAKAYWRSNSVEKPLEESPVGYSNKSPVAPNSKPLSKTSETQHDCFPSLKVATTPPVGSQVVENNLGPEKTKPPLRVPQYPMKTPTAPVVNKDKIELPFQKPQRRTSSHYVASAIAKSLDPPPFKTHQERHDKGEENNDQRGAKTDTESLPKRCIIVAKYCPEEPQPARTNEGYSSIFSCSKNTGNKLPIGAQSKMTNSTANSKSLNQASPANHYRRNFSAPFTTGSSTDGIAEKETGGSSIQNIIVRETSPIFYQNGEQTGPTSPLSFLKPFNGPSSSITSSSLVKSSSGHTVNSGSQEFSGTPLVNQVASEKERNLGSASTRNGQEPPIRDDNIYNVFGPKKKFKPVIQKPLPKDTSLHSALMEAIQTAGGREKLRKISDNTVNGTQKKALVLEPENERCALLAAIRGHSGTSKLRKTSSSASEELQGFRNAELRLQIREASPTEPRCNPPLPPPPPPPPTLLSRKTPRTLESSITENSGDARQALMEAIRSGHGAARLRKVPLFV